The proteins below come from a single Stigmatopora argus isolate UIUO_Sarg chromosome 11, RoL_Sarg_1.0, whole genome shotgun sequence genomic window:
- the ret gene encoding proto-oncogene tyrosine-protein kinase receptor Ret — MRPSCALLRGNGASVGGLLLPLLLLLCCCWMPGAKGLYFPQNEYKETIYVGQKAGSRILQVFAMLDNESEKPHFYLCWSNSLKRPAYGSWFNMDVNTGVLSLNKTLDEDDFDSLYKPSWSVKKLSLYVMVLNRPPRKPLCFTRNSPRIILDFVNATMPQCEQTDMKELCFPHRDLSKPHIMENRFSGAVMQLRRLSRVDVCPNYIISYSVESETPAPFAVNQSTSEMIVTAPLDREERERYRLLLICTVRTESDVTTLDTPLDVFVNDEDDNAPYVNGTDTANIVIGLNRTQGGIYGTLSVFDRDLTSIYSIDQSHNKYVETLLNTDPWTRETFDVKRGFSEKKSAHNSVRETVHHYQLVLKRNLAVSENRSVQLHYQVNDTTYPGPEESVLLHFNVTILPVQIRFENITPIFTLTRRASIYAQVGKICLENCQEFDGFSVTYQLKVPDKNVSADELSCYAAISVAQAPDDVRGLLYVNNSEALQRPQCQDLRYVVVAREGHSQLEASTHILLVLDTGANEDDRESQQFLPCAENRRPGECETTRGLGATTGRCQWRQGTEKGIVENYSTCSPDLRTCPDGFCDAVESKDPSICPQDCTREIVTGGHALGLRNGIQAGYGTCYCLTQRCFCEKEDFEEALCDDMCKTVLATVLLLSFVVSILLSSYFLHRHHKNSPKPPIASAEMTFRRPAQAYPISFPANNLRRGSQESIETDTFKIPEDPKWEFPRKNLVLGKTLGEGEFGKVVKATAFRLKGKAGYTTVAVKMLKENASHSELRDLLSEFTLLKQVNHPHVIKMYGACSQDGPLNLIVEYAKFGSLRNFLRESRKVGPSFLGTDANRNSSYLENPDDRALTMGDLISFAWQISRGMQYLAEMKLVHRDLAARNVLVAEGRKMKISDFGLSRDVYEEDSYVKRSKGRIPVKWMAIESLFDHIYTTQSDVWSFGVLLWEIVTLGGNPYPGIAPERLFNLLKTGYRMERPENCSEEMYNLMGRCWKQESDKRPTFSEISKELEKMMVKSRDYLDLAASTPADALLYDDALSEEDTPLVDCNNAPIPRTLPSTWIENKLYGMSYPNWPEKSPVPLNRHDATNPVFTRYANDSVYANWMALPTSAKTVDKLDS, encoded by the exons ATGCGGCCAAGTTGTGCTCTCCTGCGGGGAAACGGGGCTTCGGTGGGGGGGCTTCTGCTCCCGCTCCTGCTGCTGCTCTGCTGCTGCTGGATGCCAG GTGCTAAAGGACTGTACTTCCCGCAAAATGAGTACAAAGAAACCATTTACGTCGGGCAGAAAGCGGGCAGCCGGATCCTCCAGGTCTTCGCCATGCTGGACAACGAGTCGGAGAAGCCACACTTCTACCTGTGCTGGTCCAACTCGCTCAAGAGGCCCGCCTACGGCTCTTGGTTTAATATGGACGTCAACACGGGGGTGCTGTCCTTGAACAAAACCCTGGACGAGGATGACTTTGACTCGCTGT ATAAACCTTCGTGGTCCGTGAAGAAGTTGTCCCTCTACGTCATGGTGCTAAATCGGCCCCCCAGGAAGCCCTTGTGCTTCACCAGAAACAGCCCTCGGATCATCCTGGACTTTGTTAACGCGACGATGCCGCAGTGTGAGCAGACGGATATGAAAGAGCTGTGCTTCCCTCACCGCGACCTGTCCAAACCGCACATCATGGAGAATAGGTTCTCCGGGGCCGTGATGCAGCTTAGACGACTCTCGAGAGTTGACGTGTGTCCAAATTACATCATCTCTTACAGCGTGGAATCAG AGACGCCGGCACCCTTTGCCGTGAATCAGAGCACTTCGGAAATGATCGTGACCGCCCCTTTGGACCGCGAGGAGCGCGAACGTTATCGACTCCTGCTGATTTGCACCGTTCGGACGGAGAGCGACGTGACCACCCTGGACACTCCCCTGGACGTTTTTGTCAACGACGAGGACGACAACGCGCCGTACGTGAACGGCACTGACACGGCAAACATCGTCATCGGTTTAAATCGCACCCAA GGTGGAATTTACGGCACATTGTCAGTTTTTGACAGGGATTTGACTTCCATATATTCCATTGACCAGAGTCACAATAAGTACGTTGAAACCTTGCTCAATACCGACCCGTGGACCAGGGAAACCTTTGACGTGAAGCGCGGATTCAGCGAGAAGAAGAGCGCTCACAATAGCGTCAGAGAAACCGTGCATCACTACC AGCTGGTTCTCAAGAGGAACCTGGCGGTCAGCGAAAATCGCAGCGTCCAGCTGCACTACCAGGTCAATGACACCACGTACCCCGGTCCGGAGGAAAGCGTGCTGCTTCACTTCAACGTCACCATCTTACCAGTCCAAATCCGCTTTGAGAACATCACGCCCATCTTCACGCTCACTCGGAGAGCTTCCATTTATGCTCAG GTGGGCAAGATTTGCTTGGAAAACTGCCAGGAGTTTGATGGCTTCAGTGTCACCTACCAGCTGAAGGTTCCCGATAAGAACGTGAGCGCAGATGAGCTTTCCTGTTACGCCGCCATCAGCGTGGCCCAGGCCCCGGACGACGTGAGGGGACTGCTCTACGTCAACAACTCGGAAGCTTTGCAAAGACCCCAGTGTCAAGATCTGCGCTACGTGGTCGTAGCTCGAGAGGGGCACTCGCAGCTTGAAGCCAGCACGCACATCCTATTGGTTCTGGATACTGGAG CAAACGAGGACGATCGGGAGAGTCAGCAGTTCCTGCCTTGCGCCGAGAACAGACGTCCGGGAGAATGTGAGACCACCAGAGGCCTGGGGGCCACCACAGGGAGATGCCAGTGGAGGCAAGGCACTGAAAAAG GAATTGTGGAGAATTATTCGACCTGCTCGCCAGACCTGCGCACCTGTCCCGATGGCTTTTGTGATGCCGTTGAAAGCAAAGATCCATCAATTTGCCCGCAAGACTGTACGA GGGAAATTGTGACGGGTGGTCATGCACTGGGACTGAGGAACGGCATTCAGGCTGGCTACGGGACCTGCTACTGCTTGACTCAGCGATGCTTTTGTGAAAAGGAGGATTTTGAGG AGGCCCTATGCGACGACATGTGCAAGACCGTCCTGGCCACGGTTCTGCTCCTTTCCTTCGTGGTCTCCATCCTGCTTTCGTCCTACTTCCTCCACCGCCACCACAAGAACTCGCCCAAGCCCCCGATAGCGTCCGCCGAGATGACCTTCCGCCGGCCGGCCCAGGCCTATCCCATCAGCTTCCCCGCTAACAACCTACGGCGAGGCTCGCAGGAATCCATCGAGACCGACACCTTTAAAATTCCC GAGGATCCCAAATGGGAATTCCCGCGAAAGAACCTGGTGCTTGGCAAGACTTTGGGAGAGGGAGAGTTTGGGAAAGTTGTCAAAGCGACGGCGTTCCGATTGAAAGGAAAAGCGGGTTATACTACTGTGGCTGTCAAAATGCTTAAAG AAAACGCCTCCCACAGCGAGCTACGGGACCTGTTGTCCGAATTCACTCTCCTCAAGCAAGTGAACCACCCTCACGTGATCAAGATGTACGGCGCGTGCAGCCAGGACG GTCCGTTGAACCTGATCGTGGAATACGCCAAGTTCGGGTCCCTCCGCAACTTCCTCCGCGAGAGTCGCAAAGTCGGCCCGAGCTTCCTGGGAACGGACGCCAACCGAAACTCCAGCTATTTGGAGAATCCCGACGACAGGGCGCTCACCATGGGCGACCTGATCTCCTTCGCGTGGCAGATTTCCAGAGGCATGCAGTATCTAGCCGAAATGAAG CTCGTTCACAGGGACCTCGCGGCCCGAAATGTTCTGGTGGCCGAGGGCAGAAAGATGAAAATCTCCGACTTCGGACTCTCCAGAGACGTGTACGAGGAGGACTCTTACGTCAAGAGGAGCAAG GGTCGTATACCTGTTAAATGGATGGCGATAGAGTCCCTGTTCGATCATATTTACACGACGCAAAGTGACGT CTGGTCCTTTGGTGTCCTCCTGTGGGAAATCGTGACATTGGGGGGCAATCCGTACCCGGGGATCGCACCGGAACGCCTCTTTAACCTCTTGAAAACGGGCTACAGGATGGAGAGACCTGAGAACTGCTCCGAGGAAAT GTATAACCTCATGGGCCGATGCTGGAAACAAGAATCTGACAAGAGGCCGACCTTCTCTGAAATCAGCAAAGAGCTGGAAAAGATGATGGTTAAAAGTCGG GATTACCTGGACCTGGCCGCCTCCACGCCTGCTGACGCCCTGCTGTACGATGACGCGCTGTCCGAAGAGGACACGCCACTCGTGGACTGTAATAACGCCCCTATCCCTCGAACCCTTCCCTCCACGTGGATTGAAAACAAGCTCTATG